In Cedecea neteri, a single genomic region encodes these proteins:
- the fabI gene encoding enoyl-ACP reductase FabI, whose translation MGFLTGKRILITGVASKLSIAYGIAQAMHREGAELAFTYQNEKLKGRVEGFAAELGSSIVLPCDVAEDESIEALFTELAKSWPKFDGFVHSIGFAPGDQLDGDYVNAVTREGFKIAHDISAYSFVAMAKVCREMLNPGSALLTLSYLGAERAIPNYNVMGLAKASLEANVRYMANAMGPEGVRVNAISAGPIRTLAASGIKDFRKMLAHCEAVTPIRRTVTIEDVGNSAAFLCSDLSAGISGEVVHVDGGFSIAAMNELELKD comes from the coding sequence ATGGGTTTTCTTACCGGTAAACGCATTCTGATCACTGGCGTCGCCAGTAAACTCTCCATTGCCTACGGGATTGCACAGGCGATGCACCGCGAAGGCGCCGAGCTGGCATTCACCTACCAGAACGAGAAGCTGAAAGGCCGTGTGGAAGGTTTTGCTGCCGAGCTGGGTTCAAGCATCGTGCTGCCTTGCGATGTGGCTGAAGATGAGAGCATCGAAGCGCTGTTTACCGAACTGGCGAAAAGCTGGCCGAAATTTGACGGTTTCGTTCACTCCATCGGTTTCGCCCCAGGCGACCAGCTGGATGGCGACTATGTGAACGCCGTTACCCGTGAAGGCTTTAAAATTGCCCACGACATCAGCGCATACAGCTTCGTTGCTATGGCAAAAGTTTGCCGTGAAATGCTGAACCCAGGTTCCGCCCTGCTGACCCTGTCCTACCTGGGCGCAGAGCGTGCTATCCCTAACTACAACGTTATGGGCCTGGCTAAGGCGTCTCTGGAAGCTAACGTTCGCTACATGGCTAACGCCATGGGCCCAGAAGGCGTGCGTGTGAACGCCATCTCCGCTGGCCCAATCCGTACTCTGGCTGCTTCCGGCATCAAAGACTTCCGTAAAATGCTGGCCCACTGTGAAGCTGTTACCCCAATTCGTCGCACCGTAACCATCGAAGACGTGGGTAACTCCGCAGCCTTCCTGTGTTCCGACCTGTCTGCCGGTATCTCCGGTGAAGTGGTTCACGTTGACGGCGGCTTCAGCATCGCAGCCATGAACGAGCTGGAACTGAAAGACTAA
- the sapC gene encoding putrescine export ABC transporter permease SapC translates to MPYDSVYREKRPPSTLRLTWRKFYGDTTAMIGLYGCGGLAILCLFGGLFAPYQIDQQFLGYQLLPPSWSRYGEVSFFLGTDDLGRDVLSRLLSGAAPTVGGAFVVTLAATICGIVLGVIAGSTHGLRSAVLNHILDTLLSIPSLLLAIIVVAFAGPHLSHAMFAVWLALLPRMVRSVYSAVHDELEKEYVVAARLDGATTLNILWFAVMPNITATLVTEITRALSMAILDIAALGFLDLGAQLPSPEWGAMLGDALELIYVAPWTVMLPGAAIMISVLLINLLGDGLRRAINAGVQ, encoded by the coding sequence ATGCCTTACGATAGCGTCTACCGCGAAAAGCGACCGCCAAGTACGCTGCGACTGACGTGGCGAAAATTCTATGGCGATACCACCGCGATGATTGGCCTCTACGGCTGCGGCGGCCTGGCTATTCTGTGTCTGTTCGGCGGTCTTTTTGCCCCGTATCAAATTGACCAACAGTTTTTGGGCTATCAGCTTTTGCCGCCGTCATGGTCCCGCTATGGCGAGGTTTCGTTCTTCCTCGGTACCGACGATCTTGGCCGTGACGTGCTGAGCCGCCTGCTTAGCGGCGCGGCGCCAACCGTAGGAGGGGCGTTTGTCGTCACGCTTGCAGCGACAATTTGCGGCATCGTGCTCGGCGTGATTGCCGGGTCGACTCACGGTCTGCGCTCGGCGGTGCTGAACCACATTCTCGACACGCTGCTGTCGATTCCGTCCCTGCTGCTGGCGATTATCGTGGTCGCCTTTGCTGGCCCACATCTCAGCCATGCGATGTTTGCCGTCTGGCTGGCGCTGCTGCCGCGAATGGTGCGCTCGGTCTACAGCGCGGTGCACGATGAACTGGAGAAAGAGTATGTGGTCGCCGCCCGTCTGGATGGCGCTACTACCCTGAACATTCTGTGGTTTGCCGTCATGCCCAATATCACCGCCACGCTGGTCACAGAAATCACGCGAGCGCTGTCTATGGCGATTCTGGACATTGCCGCGCTTGGTTTTCTCGATCTGGGCGCACAGCTCCCTTCCCCGGAATGGGGCGCGATGCTCGGCGATGCGCTGGAACTGATTTACGTTGCGCCCTGGACGGTCATGCTGCCAGGCGCCGCCATCATGATAAGCGTCCTGCTGATCAACCTGCTTGGCGACGGCCTGCGCCGCGCGATTAACGCGGGGGTGCAATAA
- a CDS encoding exoribonuclease II: MLQDNPLLAQLKQQLHSQTPRAEGVVKGTEKGFGFLEVDANKSYFIPPPQMKKVMHGDRISAVIHTDKDRESAEPETLIEPFLTRFVGRVQKKDDRLSIVPDHPLLRDAIQCRAARDVTHDFQNGDWAVAEMRRHPLKGDRGFYAELTQFITSGDDHLAPWWVTLSRHNLEREAPDGVATEMLDDGLVREDLTSLDFVTIDSASTEDMDDALYVEELADGKLQLTVAIADPTAWIAEGSKLDGIAKIRAFTNYLPGFNIPMLPRELSDDLCSLRANVVRPVLACRMTIEQDGAIASDIHFFAANIESKAKLVYDEVSDWLEEKNGWQPQSDAIARQIRLLHRVCLARSEWRQTHALVFKDRPDYRFVLGEKGEVLDIVAEPRRIANRIVEESMIAANVCAAIVLREKLGFGIYNVHTGFDPANTEQLATMLQTHGITVDAQEVLTLEGFCKLRRELDAQPTGFLDSRIRRYQSFAEISTEPGPHFGLGLEAYATWTSPIRKFGDMVNHRLLKAIIKGEAATRPAEETTVQMAERRRLNRMAERDVGDWLYARFLNPKAGTDTRFAAEIIDVSRGGMRVRLVDNGAVAFIPAPFIHAVRDELVCSQENGTVQIKGEVVYKVTDVIDVTIAEVRMETRSVIARPAV, encoded by the coding sequence ATGCTTCAGGATAACCCGCTGCTCGCGCAGCTAAAACAGCAACTGCATTCTCAGACTCCACGCGCTGAAGGCGTGGTGAAAGGCACGGAAAAAGGGTTCGGCTTCCTCGAAGTCGATGCGAATAAAAGCTACTTTATTCCGCCGCCGCAGATGAAAAAAGTGATGCACGGCGACCGTATCAGCGCCGTTATCCACACCGATAAAGACCGTGAGTCCGCCGAGCCGGAAACGCTTATCGAACCTTTCCTGACGCGTTTTGTTGGCCGCGTTCAGAAAAAAGACGACCGCCTGTCCATTGTGCCGGATCATCCGCTGCTGAGAGACGCGATTCAGTGCCGTGCGGCTCGCGACGTGACCCATGACTTCCAGAACGGTGACTGGGCGGTGGCTGAAATGCGCCGTCACCCGCTAAAGGGCGACCGTGGCTTCTATGCCGAGTTAACGCAATTCATCACCTCCGGCGACGATCACCTGGCGCCGTGGTGGGTGACACTGTCACGTCACAATCTTGAACGCGAAGCGCCGGACGGCGTGGCTACCGAGATGCTTGACGATGGCCTGGTGCGCGAAGACTTAACGTCGCTGGATTTTGTCACCATCGACAGCGCCAGCACCGAAGATATGGACGATGCGCTGTACGTTGAAGAACTTGCCGACGGCAAACTGCAGCTGACAGTGGCCATCGCCGATCCGACCGCCTGGATCGCAGAAGGCAGCAAGCTCGACGGCATCGCCAAAATTCGTGCCTTTACCAATTATCTGCCTGGCTTTAACATCCCAATGCTGCCGCGCGAGCTGTCAGACGATCTCTGCTCCCTGCGCGCCAACGTTGTCCGCCCTGTCCTCGCCTGCCGCATGACCATTGAGCAGGACGGCGCTATCGCCAGCGACATTCATTTCTTCGCCGCGAATATCGAGTCCAAAGCCAAGCTGGTTTATGACGAAGTCTCTGACTGGCTGGAAGAGAAAAATGGCTGGCAGCCGCAGAGCGACGCCATTGCACGGCAAATTCGCCTGCTGCATCGCGTTTGCCTGGCCCGCAGCGAATGGCGTCAGACCCACGCGCTGGTCTTTAAAGATCGTCCGGACTATCGCTTTGTTTTGGGCGAGAAAGGCGAAGTGCTGGATATTGTGGCCGAGCCACGTCGTATCGCAAACCGTATCGTTGAAGAGTCGATGATCGCGGCTAACGTTTGTGCGGCCATCGTGCTGCGCGAGAAGCTGGGCTTCGGAATTTATAACGTTCATACCGGTTTCGATCCGGCCAATACTGAACAGCTGGCCACCATGCTGCAAACCCACGGCATCACCGTGGACGCGCAGGAAGTGCTGACGCTGGAAGGTTTCTGCAAGCTGCGCCGCGAACTGGACGCTCAGCCGACCGGGTTCCTGGACAGCCGCATTCGCCGTTACCAGTCGTTCGCTGAGATCAGCACCGAGCCTGGCCCGCACTTCGGCCTTGGCCTCGAAGCCTATGCCACCTGGACTTCCCCAATCCGTAAATTCGGCGATATGGTTAACCACCGTTTGCTGAAAGCGATTATTAAAGGCGAAGCGGCGACGCGCCCGGCGGAAGAAACCACCGTCCAGATGGCGGAACGTCGCCGTCTTAACCGAATGGCCGAACGTGACGTGGGCGACTGGCTGTACGCTCGTTTCCTGAACCCGAAAGCCGGCACCGATACTCGCTTCGCAGCAGAGATTATCGATGTCAGCCGCGGCGGGATGCGCGTGCGTCTTGTGGACAACGGGGCCGTGGCGTTTATTCCTGCACCGTTCATCCACGCGGTACGTGATGAGCTGGTTTGCAGCCAGGAAAACGGCACCGTGCAGATTAAGGGCGAAGTCGTTTATAAAGTGACCGACGTTATCGATGTGACCATCGCGGAAGTTCGCATGGAAACGCGCAGCGTTATCGCTCGCCCTGCGGTCTGA
- the sapD gene encoding putrescine export ABC transporter ATP-binding protein SapD, producing MPLLDIRNLTIEFMTAEGWVKAVDRVSMTLAEGEIRGLVGESGSGKSLIAKAICGVTKDNWRVTADRMRFDDIDLLRLSPRERRRLVGHNVSMIFQEPQSCLDPSERIGRQLTQNIPGWTYKGRWWQRFGWRKRRAIELLHRVGIKDHKDAMSSYPYELTEGECQKVMIAIALANQPRLLIADEPTNAMEPTTQSQIFRLLTRLNQNNNTTILLISHDLQMLSQWADKINVMYCGQTVESATSEELVATPHHPYTQALIRAIPDFGSPMPHKSRLNTMPGAIPLLEQLPMGCRLGPRCPYAQRKCIEAPRLEGAKNHLYACHFPLNMESQ from the coding sequence ATGCCGCTACTTGATATCCGCAACCTGACCATCGAATTTATGACCGCCGAAGGCTGGGTGAAAGCCGTCGATCGCGTGAGCATGACGCTGGCCGAAGGGGAAATTCGCGGTCTGGTCGGCGAGTCCGGCTCCGGGAAAAGTCTCATCGCGAAAGCTATCTGTGGCGTCACCAAAGATAACTGGCGGGTCACCGCCGACCGTATGCGCTTTGACGATATCGACCTGCTGCGACTCTCGCCGCGTGAGCGCCGCCGCCTGGTAGGTCACAACGTGTCGATGATTTTCCAGGAGCCACAATCCTGCCTGGATCCGTCTGAAAGAATTGGTCGTCAGCTGACCCAAAACATTCCCGGCTGGACTTATAAAGGCCGCTGGTGGCAGCGCTTCGGCTGGCGCAAGCGCCGGGCTATAGAACTGCTGCACCGCGTGGGGATTAAAGATCACAAAGACGCCATGAGCAGCTATCCGTACGAACTGACGGAGGGTGAATGCCAGAAAGTGATGATCGCCATCGCGCTGGCAAACCAGCCACGCCTGCTCATTGCGGACGAGCCCACCAACGCCATGGAGCCGACCACACAGTCGCAGATCTTCCGTTTATTAACACGGCTCAATCAGAACAACAACACCACTATTCTGCTGATTAGCCACGACCTGCAGATGCTGAGCCAGTGGGCGGATAAAATTAACGTGATGTACTGCGGGCAAACCGTGGAAAGCGCGACGAGCGAAGAGCTGGTTGCCACGCCGCATCACCCGTATACCCAGGCGCTGATCCGCGCTATCCCTGATTTTGGTAGCCCAATGCCGCATAAGAGCCGGTTAAACACCATGCCGGGCGCGATTCCACTGCTGGAGCAATTGCCGATGGGCTGCCGCCTTGGGCCACGCTGCCCTTATGCCCAGCGCAAATGCATTGAAGCGCCGAGGCTTGAAGGGGCGAAAAATCACCTGTACGCCTGTCATTTCCCGCTGAATATGGAGAGTCAGTAA
- the sapB gene encoding putrescine export ABC transporter permease SapB, whose product MIIFTLRRLLLLLITLLFLAVVGFSLNYFTPHAPLQGASLWNAWVFWFDSLLHWDFGVSSINGQSINEQLRDVFPATMELCILAFGLALLIGIPVGMLAGIMRNKWQDKLISALALVGFSIPVFWLALLLTLFFSLTLGWFPVSGRFDLLYEVKSVTGFALVDAWLSDSPYRSEMIVSALRHMVLPVAALAVAPTTEVIRLMRISTIEVFDQNYVKAAATRGLSRFTILHRHVLHNALPPVIPRLGLQFSTMLTLAMITEVVFSWPGLGRWLINAIRQQDYMAISAGVMVIGSLVIIVNVISDILGAMANPLKHKEWYALR is encoded by the coding sequence ATGATCATTTTCACATTACGGCGATTATTGCTGCTGCTGATCACCCTGCTGTTTCTGGCGGTGGTCGGCTTTAGCCTCAACTATTTTACGCCCCACGCGCCGCTGCAGGGTGCCTCGCTGTGGAACGCCTGGGTGTTCTGGTTTGACAGCCTGCTGCACTGGGATTTTGGCGTCTCCAGCATTAACGGCCAGTCGATTAACGAGCAATTACGCGACGTGTTCCCGGCCACCATGGAGCTGTGCATTCTGGCCTTCGGCCTGGCGCTGCTGATTGGTATTCCGGTGGGGATGCTGGCAGGCATCATGCGCAATAAGTGGCAGGATAAGCTGATCAGCGCTCTGGCGCTGGTGGGCTTTTCGATTCCGGTGTTCTGGCTGGCGCTGCTGCTGACGCTGTTCTTCTCGCTGACGCTGGGCTGGTTCCCGGTTTCCGGGCGTTTTGACCTGCTTTATGAGGTCAAGTCCGTCACCGGCTTTGCGCTGGTGGATGCGTGGCTCTCGGACTCACCTTATCGCAGCGAGATGATCGTCAGCGCCCTGCGCCATATGGTGCTGCCGGTCGCCGCTCTCGCCGTCGCGCCGACCACCGAAGTGATTCGCCTGATGCGGATCAGCACCATCGAGGTGTTCGACCAAAACTACGTCAAAGCCGCCGCCACGCGAGGGCTTTCCCGCTTCACTATTTTGCATCGCCATGTGCTGCACAACGCGCTGCCGCCGGTGATCCCTCGCCTGGGGCTGCAGTTTTCAACCATGCTGACGCTGGCGATGATCACCGAAGTGGTCTTTAGCTGGCCGGGCCTGGGCCGCTGGCTGATTAACGCTATCCGCCAGCAGGATTACATGGCGATTTCCGCCGGGGTGATGGTGATTGGCTCGCTGGTGATTATTGTTAACGTGATTTCCGATATTTTGGGCGCTATGGCCAACCCACTGAAGCATAAGGAATGGTATGCCTTACGATAG
- a CDS encoding crotonase/enoyl-CoA hydratase family protein: MTVINQPTCKLFTDTARFTQLSGYYEEERRTVWMMLRARPRPCFNHGLIEEIMNLGYIVQKAGFKVDFWVTGSLVPGMYNTGGDLGFFVETIRNGRREALRAYARACVDCVHAASRGFDTGAISLAMVEGSALGGGFEAALAHHFLLAQRDARLGFPEIAFNLFPGMGAYSLVARRSGMKLAEELIYKGESHTAEWHQQHGLVDQLFEPGQGYLATRTFIDTLQPKLNGVKAMLRARQRVLQLPRSELMDITEDWVDAAFCLEDKDIAYMERLVMLQNRHTSTALRKAG, translated from the coding sequence ATGACAGTTATCAACCAACCAACCTGCAAACTCTTTACTGATACTGCACGTTTTACTCAACTGTCTGGATATTACGAAGAAGAACGCCGTACCGTCTGGATGATGCTTCGTGCCCGCCCGCGCCCCTGCTTCAATCACGGGCTTATCGAGGAAATAATGAACCTGGGATATATCGTCCAGAAGGCCGGATTCAAAGTTGATTTCTGGGTTACCGGCTCGCTGGTCCCCGGGATGTACAATACCGGCGGCGATTTAGGCTTTTTTGTGGAAACTATTCGCAATGGGCGTCGGGAAGCGCTCCGCGCCTATGCCCGCGCCTGTGTGGACTGCGTGCACGCTGCGTCTCGCGGTTTTGATACGGGGGCGATCAGCCTGGCGATGGTCGAGGGCAGTGCGCTTGGCGGTGGATTTGAGGCGGCGCTCGCGCATCATTTCCTGCTGGCACAGCGCGATGCCAGACTGGGGTTCCCGGAAATTGCGTTCAATCTGTTTCCCGGCATGGGCGCATACTCTTTGGTTGCGCGTCGCTCGGGCATGAAACTTGCCGAAGAGTTGATTTATAAAGGCGAGTCACACACGGCGGAATGGCACCAGCAGCACGGGCTGGTGGATCAGCTGTTTGAGCCAGGGCAGGGATACCTGGCCACGCGTACCTTCATCGATACCCTGCAGCCTAAGCTTAACGGTGTGAAGGCCATGCTGCGTGCGCGGCAGCGAGTGTTACAGCTGCCACGCTCAGAGCTGATGGACATCACCGAAGACTGGGTGGATGCCGCATTTTGCCTGGAGGACAAGGACATTGCCTACATGGAACGGCTGGTCATGCTGCAAAACCGCCATACATCGACGGCTCTGCGTAAAGCGGGCTAG
- the pdeR gene encoding cyclic di-GMP phosphodiesterase: MKDDLEQNLLYRYLGTTSPYWRLPADSNALQLAASEDSDTGQVVALDMIQADEIRQMTVITSSLTMTLSLFGIEVPVHMVGRKVSKREWAGTASAWHDTHSVARDLVQGLSFAEQVVSEANSVIVILDKQGNIQRFNRLSEEYTGMKEHEVIGQNVFKLFMSRSEAAASRRNISGFFRNGSSYEVERWVKTRKGQRLFLFRNKFVHSGSGKNEIYLICSGTDITEERRAQERLRVLANTDTITGLPNRNAIYDLITEAIAKRGDTQVGIVYLDLDNFKKVNDAYGHMFGDQLLQAVSLAILSCLEEGQVLARLGGDEFIVLATNTSQGSLEAMSSRILTRLKQPFRIGLIEVYSGCSLGISLAPQHGDERENLIRNADTAMYTAKESGRGKFCVFSPEMNQRVFEYLWLDTNLRKALDNDQLVIHYQPKMTWRGEVRSLEALVRWQSPERGLIPPQGFISYAEESGLIVPLGRWVMVSVVQQVAKWRDKGINLRVAVNVSARQLADQTIFSDLKQALKDLNFEYCPIDVELTESCLIENEELALSVIKQFSQLGAQVHLDDFGTGYSSLSQLARFPIDAIKLDQSFVRDVHKHSVSQSLVRAIVAVAQALNLQVIAEGVENQKEDAFLTKNGVNERQGFLFAKPMPAAVFERWFKRYQARTKR; the protein is encoded by the coding sequence ATGAAAGACGATTTGGAGCAGAACCTGCTTTATCGTTATCTGGGGACGACCAGCCCCTACTGGCGTTTACCGGCAGACAGCAACGCCCTTCAACTTGCGGCCAGCGAAGATTCAGACACCGGCCAGGTCGTCGCGCTGGACATGATACAGGCCGACGAAATTCGCCAGATGACGGTGATTACGTCCAGCCTGACCATGACATTGTCGCTGTTCGGCATAGAAGTCCCGGTGCATATGGTCGGCCGCAAAGTGTCCAAACGCGAGTGGGCGGGCACCGCCTCGGCCTGGCATGACACCCATTCGGTGGCTCGCGATCTGGTGCAGGGCCTCTCTTTTGCCGAGCAGGTTGTCTCTGAAGCGAATTCAGTCATTGTCATTCTTGATAAACAGGGAAACATTCAGCGCTTCAACCGGCTAAGCGAAGAATACACCGGGATGAAAGAGCATGAGGTCATCGGGCAGAACGTCTTTAAGCTGTTTATGAGCCGCAGCGAAGCCGCCGCCTCCAGACGCAATATCAGCGGATTTTTTCGCAACGGCAGCTCCTATGAAGTTGAGCGTTGGGTCAAAACCCGTAAAGGCCAGCGGCTGTTTTTGTTCCGCAACAAGTTTGTCCACAGCGGCAGCGGCAAAAACGAAATCTACCTGATTTGCTCCGGCACCGACATTACCGAAGAGCGCCGCGCGCAGGAACGACTGCGGGTGCTGGCCAATACCGATACCATTACCGGGCTGCCTAACCGCAACGCCATTTACGACCTGATCACCGAGGCCATCGCCAAACGGGGTGACACGCAGGTTGGCATCGTCTATCTGGATCTCGATAACTTTAAAAAAGTGAACGATGCCTACGGCCATATGTTTGGCGATCAGCTGCTGCAGGCCGTGTCGCTGGCGATTTTAAGCTGCCTTGAAGAAGGCCAGGTGCTGGCGCGCCTCGGAGGCGATGAATTTATCGTGCTGGCAACCAACACCTCTCAGGGCTCGCTGGAAGCGATGTCTTCTCGCATTCTGACCCGCCTGAAACAGCCCTTCAGGATTGGCCTGATCGAGGTCTACAGCGGCTGTTCGCTGGGTATCTCTCTCGCCCCGCAACACGGGGATGAACGAGAGAATCTGATTCGTAACGCCGACACCGCCATGTACACCGCCAAAGAGAGCGGCCGCGGGAAGTTTTGCGTGTTCTCGCCCGAGATGAACCAGCGGGTGTTTGAGTATTTATGGCTGGATACCAATCTGCGGAAAGCGCTGGATAACGATCAGCTGGTGATTCATTACCAGCCGAAAATGACCTGGCGCGGTGAAGTCCGTAGCCTGGAAGCACTGGTACGCTGGCAATCGCCGGAGCGCGGGCTGATCCCTCCCCAGGGCTTTATCTCCTACGCCGAAGAGTCCGGCCTGATTGTGCCGCTTGGGCGCTGGGTGATGGTTAGCGTCGTGCAGCAGGTAGCGAAATGGCGGGACAAAGGGATTAATTTACGCGTGGCAGTCAATGTCTCTGCCCGACAGCTTGCCGACCAGACTATTTTTAGCGATCTCAAGCAGGCGCTGAAGGATCTGAACTTTGAGTACTGCCCGATTGATGTTGAGCTGACCGAGAGCTGTCTAATCGAAAACGAAGAGCTGGCGCTGTCGGTTATCAAGCAGTTTAGTCAGCTAGGGGCGCAGGTGCATCTGGATGACTTCGGCACGGGGTATTCGTCCTTATCACAGCTGGCCCGTTTCCCTATCGACGCCATTAAGCTCGATCAGTCCTTTGTGCGCGACGTGCATAAACACTCGGTGTCTCAGTCGCTGGTGAGAGCGATTGTGGCCGTGGCGCAGGCACTGAATTTACAGGTCATTGCAGAGGGCGTAGAGAACCAAAAAGAAGACGCCTTTCTTACCAAGAACGGCGTCAACGAACGGCAGGGGTTCTTATTCGCCAAACCAATGCCCGCTGCCGTGTTCGAGCGTTGGTTTAAGCGCTATCAGGCCAGAACAAAGCGCTAG
- a CDS encoding CMD domain-containing protein, translated as MEQRRFSGKSHWYHETQSSLCPADVLPLVPEAAQFEDRFLLDVVPSEAQLIVEAPWLDAARAAADVLLPESINVTRLHTLSSYDRLSTALTVAQVYGVQRLCNHYAARLAPQPGPDSSRESNRRLTQITQFARQLASQPTLIDDSALAQLDECGLSVDDIVSFTQIIGFVGFQARAIAVWQALQGLPVRWLPGLTGQLDAEPALFTPYPVNWLPGLAPVEMRYARAEQLEVLSISQPLRTLRDIAWLLAHDERALSYLSQLTRLFWQTTSQQSDDALLAVMLTSRINGSAACFSDAVAAWQGDAGLPDAMRNGERALNAWSHNHPREKAIIQAVQLLTRVPDRFSASQIQPLYEQGFSEQEVLKLLVSAGLAGWINRLKIGLGNTAQALNP; from the coding sequence ATGGAACAACGCCGCTTTTCTGGTAAAAGCCACTGGTATCATGAAACCCAGTCCAGTCTGTGCCCGGCGGATGTACTGCCTTTAGTTCCCGAAGCGGCGCAGTTTGAAGACCGCTTTCTGCTTGATGTAGTCCCTTCTGAAGCGCAATTGATTGTTGAAGCCCCGTGGCTTGATGCCGCCCGAGCGGCAGCCGATGTGCTGCTGCCCGAAAGTATTAACGTGACGCGTTTACATACCCTGAGCAGTTACGATCGCCTGAGCACGGCGCTGACCGTCGCGCAGGTCTACGGCGTCCAGCGCCTGTGTAACCACTATGCCGCTCGCCTGGCCCCACAGCCCGGCCCTGACTCATCCCGGGAAAGCAATCGTCGCCTGACCCAGATCACCCAGTTTGCCCGCCAGCTTGCCAGCCAGCCGACGCTTATCGACGATAGCGCTTTAGCGCAGCTGGATGAATGTGGCCTGTCTGTGGACGATATTGTCTCTTTCACCCAGATTATCGGCTTCGTGGGCTTCCAGGCGCGCGCCATTGCCGTCTGGCAAGCGCTGCAGGGGCTGCCCGTTCGCTGGCTGCCGGGACTTACCGGGCAACTGGACGCGGAGCCCGCGCTGTTTACACCATACCCGGTCAACTGGCTTCCAGGGCTGGCTCCCGTTGAAATGCGCTATGCCCGTGCGGAACAGCTGGAAGTCCTGAGCATCAGCCAGCCGCTGCGAACGCTGCGTGATATTGCCTGGCTGCTTGCCCACGATGAACGGGCGCTGTCTTACCTCAGCCAGCTTACCCGTCTGTTCTGGCAGACCACATCGCAGCAATCAGACGATGCGCTGCTGGCGGTGATGCTGACGTCACGGATTAACGGCAGCGCCGCCTGCTTTAGCGATGCCGTGGCGGCCTGGCAGGGAGATGCCGGATTACCGGACGCGATGCGCAACGGGGAACGGGCGCTGAACGCCTGGAGCCACAACCATCCTCGTGAAAAAGCGATTATTCAGGCCGTGCAGCTGTTAACCCGCGTCCCGGACAGATTTAGCGCCTCACAGATTCAACCTTTGTATGAGCAAGGTTTTAGCGAGCAAGAGGTGCTGAAATTACTGGTTAGTGCCGGGCTGGCCGGGTGGATAAACCGCCTGAAAATTGGTCTGGGAAATACCGCTCAAGCGCTGAATCCATAA
- the sapF gene encoding putrescine export ABC transporter ATP-binding protein SapF has product MVETLLEVRNLSKTFRYRTGLFHRQHVEAVKPLNFTLREKQTLAIIGENGSGKSTLAKMLAGMIEPTTGELVIDDHPLHFGDYSWRSQRIRMIFQDPSTSLNPRQRISQILDFPLRLNTELEPELRQKRILDTLRMVGLLPDHASYYPHMLAPGQKQRLGLARALILRPKVIIADEALASLDMSMRSQLINLMLELQEKQGISYIYVTQHIGMMKHISDQVMVMHEGEVVERGSTADVLASPLHELTKRLINSHFGEALTADAWRRDR; this is encoded by the coding sequence ATGGTCGAAACGCTGCTGGAAGTCCGCAATTTAAGTAAGACGTTTCGCTACCGTACCGGTTTGTTCCACCGCCAGCACGTCGAAGCGGTGAAGCCGCTCAACTTTACGCTGCGCGAGAAACAGACGCTGGCGATTATCGGGGAAAATGGCTCGGGCAAATCGACGCTGGCAAAAATGCTGGCGGGGATGATTGAACCGACCACCGGCGAGTTAGTGATCGACGATCACCCTCTCCACTTCGGCGATTATTCCTGGCGCAGTCAGCGGATCAGGATGATATTTCAGGATCCCAGTACGTCCCTGAACCCGCGCCAACGTATCTCGCAGATTCTGGACTTCCCGCTGCGGTTGAATACTGAGCTGGAGCCGGAGCTGCGGCAAAAGCGCATTCTGGACACCTTACGCATGGTTGGCCTGCTGCCGGACCACGCCAGCTATTACCCGCATATGCTGGCACCGGGGCAAAAACAGCGTCTGGGCCTGGCCCGCGCGCTGATCCTCAGGCCAAAGGTGATTATTGCCGATGAAGCGCTGGCGTCGCTGGACATGTCCATGCGCTCACAGCTGATCAACCTGATGCTTGAGCTGCAGGAAAAACAAGGGATTTCTTATATTTACGTGACTCAACACATTGGCATGATGAAGCATATCAGCGACCAGGTGATGGTGATGCACGAAGGCGAAGTGGTGGAGCGCGGCAGCACGGCCGACGTGCTCGCCTCCCCACTGCATGAATTGACTAAGCGGCTGATTAACAGCCACTTCGGCGAGGCTTTAACCGCTGACGCCTGGCGTAGAGATCGTTGA